One window of Steroidobacteraceae bacterium genomic DNA carries:
- a CDS encoding prepilin-type N-terminal cleavage/methylation domain-containing protein, translated as MSARRIPGFTLIELLVVVAIVATLLMIATPRYFRNLEKTRETVLQQDLVAMRDAIDHYAGDKGRFPENLQALVAERYLKILPKDPVTGAADTWVIVDSDDPEMPGIRDVRSGAEGVGPSGTPFAEL; from the coding sequence ATGTCCGCAAGACGCATTCCGGGGTTCACGCTGATCGAGCTGCTGGTCGTCGTCGCCATCGTCGCCACGTTGCTGATGATTGCGACACCTCGATATTTTCGCAATCTCGAGAAGACTCGCGAAACCGTTCTGCAGCAGGATCTCGTCGCCATGCGTGATGCCATTGATCACTATGCAGGTGACAAGGGACGATTTCCCGAGAACCTGCAGGCACTCGTTGCCGAACGCTATCTGAAGATCCTGCCCAAGGACCCGGTTACCGGTGCAGCCGACACCTGGGTCATCGTGGATAGCGATGACCCGGAAATGCCCGGTATTCGCGACGTACGCAGTGGAGCTGAAGGTGTCGGGCCATCAGGTACGCCTTTTGCCGAGCTCTGA
- a CDS encoding type II secretion system protein, translating into MILRREARGFTLIELIITVAIIGLLASAAFPLAQMVSQRIKEQQLRVALRDIRNAIDAYKLAVEQGHVTRAVDASGYPPSLDVLVEGTEDLLDPNLRPMYFLRRMPRNPFFPDASADAADTWGLRSYESPPQDPAPGDDVYDVYALSGRTALDGSHYSDW; encoded by the coding sequence GTGATACTTCGGCGCGAAGCACGAGGCTTCACGCTGATCGAGCTGATCATCACGGTCGCCATCATCGGCTTGCTCGCAAGCGCCGCCTTCCCGTTGGCCCAGATGGTGAGCCAGCGGATCAAGGAGCAGCAGCTGCGCGTGGCGCTACGCGACATTCGCAATGCCATCGATGCCTACAAGCTGGCGGTCGAGCAGGGGCACGTGACTCGCGCCGTCGACGCAAGCGGCTATCCGCCTTCCCTCGACGTACTGGTCGAGGGGACGGAAGACCTGCTCGATCCGAACCTCAGGCCCATGTATTTCCTGAGGCGCATGCCCCGCAATCCGTTCTTTCCCGACGCATCGGCCGACGCGGCTGACACCTGGGGCCTGCGCAGCTATGAGAGTCCTCCGCAGGATCCGGCGCCGGGCGATGATGTCTACGATGTGTATGCGCTGAGCGGCCGAACGGCGCTCGATGGCAGCCACTACAGCGACTGGTGA